The nucleotide sequence CCCCCTCTGTTTTCACCACTGTGATACCTCTTTGCAGGAGATGCGCAGAGAGATAGGGCGGCTGAGCTATTGGGTGCGCCTTGCGTGTTTAAGCCTCATCTCTCTAGCAAACTCGGAAACGAGTAGGCTGTTTGTAAGTTATGATCCAGGTACCAGACTAGGGGGCTTGGGATGTTGATGTTTATTGTATTGTAACAAGGTGAAGTTAATCACAAATATATCGATATAATCAAATAGTATAACCGGTTGACCAAAACACTTCTCTTCATTCTTGAATCCTTCCTCCTAtgtgtttcttctttctccaatcctatctttaatttttttttttttaagaaacccttTATTAAGAAACTCTCATTGGAGCAAAAAAATTAGGTGATTCTTAACTAAATTccttaactaaaatttaataattaaatagtcATTAAGAAACTTAATGGGTTTCTAgagataatcatgctcttagttgTTGCCCCTTTTAGTGTATATTCTCATAAAAACTTTACCATGGCCATGAGAAGGGGTCAGTTGTAATGAATGTAGAATCGCTTCAACATTGTTTCCTATAAAgagaagatatattttttttacgttgAATGGCGATACTGTTACAAActactaaaaatattacataacaaTTCTCCATAAAGTTGCATAATCTGTTTTTCTTAGACTCATAAACCCAGACCAGACCTTTTAATGTATTAATGAAATTTTGGTCTAATCACTGGACTAATAGAAGTTCACAAAACAAAGAATTCAATacgtttaaaataaataatataaaatttgtaaaaatatttaaagccCAAAACATCTTATCTTTTGAGCAGTTTTATACAATTTACAGGTTTTGAAATGATCATAATTTGACATTTTAAGTTTGACATTAAATCCACATTTTCAGGTGTGACATTTTCAGTttctagaaatttttatttattcactcCGAAGAACAAGTTTGGTAGAATGAATACACatcaaagaacaaaaacataaaccatTCTCCTTGAATACCAACTTGTCTCGGCAGAGACTGTGACATGTATGACAAATTGGCCGAGAAGAACCAGTGTTTGAAGCTATCTGAATCTTGAGACCGTTCACTTTGATCTTATGGCTAGGTTTCATATAAGGATAACTTCCTAAGATGCACTTAACATGTATAGTGGTGCGACAATCAAAACATATGTAGAACAATAAATATTCGTGtacttcttcttcacaaacGTCACACCAAGAGTATGGGAGTCTATCTCTTCCCCAACCTAAGAAGTTACTTTTCCAAAACTTTTCCAGCTGTTGTTTCTCGTAGCGTTTTCTATCAAAGTATAGCGTAAGTGGATGTATATCATACTTATATCTGATCACAGGAGGTAAGTTCAAGCATTTGAAATCAAAGGAGGAGTCTTTACATTTGATACAAGTTGCCACAGTAGTTGAATATTCATGGCAACCACAACACAAGTAAGACTTTCTGTTACCAAGATCTTCTAGTCTAAGATAGAGAGGGCATTTGTGGGGTTTATGCTTAAATGGGTCGGTAAAGGAAGCACACTTAACATCTATCTTGAACCCACACTCTTCTTGGCAACATTGATACATAAAACCACAAGAATCCTGCTTACAGGCAGAACAGGTGAAAAACCCTTCGTTGATGTTCCTTTGGACCTGCACGGTTATCCGATGGCGGTGTAACGGATGCTCCATCTCCGGTGGAAGGCGAGCACTTTCTTCGTGGAGGGCAAAACTGCATTCCTTGCAACCCAAGAAAGTACCCATATCAATAGGAAGGATACATGCTTCACATACCTGTCTACATTCTTCACGGTCAACACTGACGTTGATTCTCGATAAGCCATGGTCGTGGCTAAAATGATGTACTTGTATGTCATCCATCTCTTCTAATGAAGAAACCACAGCATCTCACTTCCTTAAATTCTCCTTCGACATCTATTCCATCCCACACGTTGATATTTGTCGCACATGTAGAATGGACAACATAATCACATGTTTTGTCAATACAAGCATATCCTCCATAGCCTGAACTAAACCGTCCCTGACAAACTCCACACTTGGCCTCATCATCAAGTATATGAAAAACGTGAGAAAGATAATGTGAGTGACGTGTGAGTTTTATAACCCTCGGTAAGAAGATGCAACTTCTGTGAACAAAGAAATCGCATTGTAAACATCCGAACATATCAATCTCATCTGGACGGACGAATCCACAAGCATCGCAACCGAATGAGTGTTTTCTTTGAAGGTAGGTGAGTGTATGCTCATGAATCTTTGGGGAAGTTATTGTAAGACAATCCTTGTGAAAATAGGATCTACATAGACGACAATAGTAAGTGGTTGACCCATAAGAAACACCATTTCCACAAAGTTTGCAAACGACCTCTCTACTGTCGCATGTACGTTCTTGAAGAGCATGACGTGTGTGAGATTCTGTAAGGATGTCATGTGCCTTGACGGATCTAGAACAGTTACATACTTGGGTCataataaaaatcttatataagaCACTACAACTTTtataacaaagaagaaaaacgtgTTATCTTTAAAGTACTCTACGAATATGTATAGGTGTTTTGTCTGCGCAAACGAGCATAATCATATTACaaaatacttattattatatttattataaaaaattacaaaatttaatttttagaaaattaattagTGTTTATAcatctttctatattttaattttaattttctattattaaattttttggataacaacattatatatagattttatggaattgtatatttttaatatgtttttttttgctaatttatatatacaataatttatattaatatatactaatggTATAGACAATATTAACCACAATAACTTTTAAAGTGAGAATTTAGATGTGAAAATTCATTTACTAACAATAATATAGatcattttactattttcttattcatttgtaattaaaaataaataaaaagaaaacaaagacgAAGCAAATATTACATTCAGTACAtttaagaaacattacaacaacaaaaactagAACAAGAACTAATTTTCAATCATCACTAACACCTACGTAATGTACCTCCGCTGCTGCGCGTAGCCTAGCTGCGTGTAAGGTCCTTCCCTTATTTTCAGCACCGGAATTCGATGTTGCAAGTAGCTTGTCCGGCGAGccatgtgttttcttttgtaaggtACCCTAATGCTTAAATAATGTAAGATATAATCGAAGTAGAATCGTTTAGCCGTAATATCTTTAGGGTtcatatatctattctattaaaacacaagtGTGACCTATTGATATTAGTTTAGTCCAACAAATATTTTCTATGATACATACCTTTTGATATGATAactgtatataagaaaaatacaaactttatacAATAACCACCGCATCAGTTAACCTAATAACCACCACATCAGTTTTCACCTAACTGCATCAATATATTTGGGCATCAATAATATATCCGCCCTCGGAGGGCGGGTCACTCTCTAGTAATAGCTTTAATCTTCGATCCCTactatataatagtatatgagTTTGGGGTTACGTCCAAACAAAGAAAAGCATAATTCTATACATCTTCTAGAAAGGCAAAAGTCGACATTGATACTTTATACTTGGACTTACGTTATTCTACAAAtgacaaatatgttttttatttgtttttttgcgTTTAATGGgttgtattatatttttgagaTTTGGATCTTCGTAATTTCAGTCTTactataatattatagataaaaaaaacgagtgttcaaaaaaaaaaaaaaaaaaaaaaaaaaaaaaattagcaaatgAGTAATTCAAATAGAACAAATAtagttgttataaaaaattagCACAAAATTTATTAGACCTTTCATAAATATACAGTTTTGgctttaaaattataatcttattatatttgttcccattttatatatttagcttTGCACGTGAAATATAtctttgaatataaaatttcaacaataaataaatgtttcaaTCTCTTTTtcataagtgttttttttttgtaaattaaaatatattaacagtGGTTCCTACCTACAATGATCTGTCTAAACTATTTTGGACAGcatgtattgttatttaatttattctattttttttttaccaggaTGTTCAAAGCCCTAAGGCCCGTAATCACCTCAGGCCCGGAACCAGCCTACGCTAATACCTTTAAGTGGCGTAAAGCACTCCGTGGCCACGCTGTGACATTCGATATGGCCGACATTCGTACCCGCGTCCCCTTGAATGATGGACTTTGCAGGACGGTCGTTACCACTAGGCCACTAACGGTGGTTTATTTAACTTATTCTAACCAAATTGTAaattgtaaattgttaaatggTTTTCGTGGATACAtgatatgtaaaatattttttttctaaaagtagTCActgtttaaatatatagatgATTGTCGTaagctttctttattttttcttgcaaAACTGACatgtttttaaagaattttatgAAGTTTTGCATTATGTGGAGTATTTGGGTACCTGTTCAAGTTTGGTTGGATTTTTTGGGCTGTCgggttcagtttttttttaatatcatatgaATTATTCAGGTTTTTATATATGCTTGGGTCAGATTTGGTTAATAATAATTTGGACTCGagtatgttttataaatatgtttaagatttattttttatcaaaatctatataTGGTTCGGTTAATTTCGGTtcaaatttggatatttttagatattatattaaaataaatagattcccTATATGTTAAtagaaatcattaaaaaattataaattatattttgtactaATTACAAAAGAGACTTGATGAGGTATCACTTAATTATGATGTCAATTTGGCTTACATGGCAGGATCAAAATCAACTGAAAAATTTGTAAGTCCAAATTCTAATTGCTAGAAAAATCATATGATATACGACTTCCTCTTATTTCCAaatggttttataaatatttatatccctTATATTTACTTGGAGTAGTATCCAAGCAATTTAGAACGAGATTCTAATTGAATTATAATTTCCATGTATGGGAGGTTTATGTTGATTCACATTAAATACATACCATATATTCgtaatatcccctatatattaaaagagaatcattaCAACATTTTAGTTATGACACATGTCATAAATAAAATGCTTCTTAAAGTCTCTAGAGAAaaattgtttgtggtttttgctttagtttttggtttttgcttttgtagaaaccatttttcatccaatcaaattttttgttttagcttttgtttttctaaaaaccatttgagttgcaaatcaagattttcaataaatagatttcctaaaatttagggaaactagtttttgaaaagtttaaccaatttatgaagaaaaaccaaaaaccaacttttgtgagcttttataaagaaaaacgaattttaattttttttttgtagaaactactacattataattaattaataattaataaataatattttcataaaagttaaaattatcataaaatattttgtacattagatatcatttaaacaataatgtgaaatattttaatttgtgtttcatttctgtaaataaatttatatattttataaataatattatttaattttaaaacttagttattagtttctataaataaaacaattgaataattttaataattattagtcaNNNNNNNNNNNNNNNNNNNNNNNNNNNNNNNNNNNNNNNNNNNNNNNNNNNNNNNNNNNNNNNNNNNNNNNNNNNNNNNNNNNNNNNNNNNNNNNNNNNNNNNNNNNNNNNNNNNNNNNNNNNNNNNNNNNNNNNNNNNNNNNNNNNNNNNNNNNNNNNNNNNNNNNNNNNNNNNNNNNNNNNNNNNNNNNNNNNNNNNNNtaatttatataagaaaaatttctaagtagtttcaaaatttaatatttNNNNNNNNNNNNNNNNNNNNNNNNNNNNNNNNNNNNNNNNNNNNNNNNNNNNNNNNNNNNNNNNNNNNNNNNNNNNNNNNNNNNNNNNNNNNNNNNNNNNNNNNNNNNNNNNNNNNNNNNNNNNNNNNNNNNNNNNNNNNaaatatttattttaaattaatgtattagttaatttttgaaatttttttaaaaatacagcaaatccaaaaatcaaaatctaaatctaaaaaccaaaaaccaaaaaccaaaagctgaaaaccaaaaaccaaaatctaaaaaccaaaagctaaaatctaaaaaccaaaaagtaaaactaaaaactatatGAGTCAATCATCACCTATATACTTCtcattaaactaactattaaattaattaacaatttacaattattatttttctttctttccttaaataaaagctacacaATTACTAAgagtgaataaaatatatatttgacaattaatgattttaataatcaaTATTTGATAACAGTTTACATatcttccattatttttaatgttatcttattaaaataaattaaacaatcatataaccatataataaaaatttagatttttcgtttatattataataaccATAATGGCTAGTATGGTAGAAAGGatcgttatatttttaattttttaaaacgactataaattataaaaactgttaaaagtctcacattgaaaattttatgatctatagtttaaatttttttgttataataaaatacaatgataaaaacaaaatatgagtAATATcacatttaatagatattcagtatatatatatatgtgtgtgtgtatggcCTATGACATGATATACTTGTGGTTGAACGGGCAAAATTAGTATTCAACAATTATTAGAATACATTTCATTCCGTTCATGTGCGCAAGTAATCACCTAGATATATTAATCACTAAATTTTAGATACGTAACAATTACAgctaaatatattgtaaatatgTGTGTGGCCATTTGATTTTTGTAGTCTTATATGTATTAGAAGCCCAAATaatataacttttaataattgtaaaaatttatgatgtaaaagtaaattatattctacgttattataattatgtaacacaaataatttttaagatatCTCATCATGCGCAAGACGCATGTCACTACCTAGTAATTGAGTATTGTAGGTACTTATTCATGTTTTAAATACCTATTTTGAATACTAATCCAGTTTTTCAAGCCATATTTTGGGGTGTTTTGGAGGTATTCAGATTCGCGTGGTTAATAACATTTTGggtttatgtatattatataacatcCTGCATAATCTATTCGGACATTTTGACAGCCTGATTCGAATATTGATttaggttttgggtttgggtATTACAGAATATTtacttacataaaatataatcaatgaatatagtaaattttcatttatcaaatatttattattttcttaatgttaattatatatttgatgttttattcaattataaacatatgttcttttatttgaaatacaacttattttcattcatatttaacttttttggaTATGATAAAAGGAGTGAATTAACCATCCTCtttgatttaaaaacataaacaacacTAACACAATAAAGCTATCACAACAAAGTTGGAAAACTGAGAAATAGTCACATAAAATGGTGACACTGAGAAGTAGCTCTCACGAACGAGAAAAACCGAGATAATCTTCTGGCCCGTACACACCACTACGTAAGATGGTAAACTGGTGAGTAAACTAAAACTGTTACTTGGTAATAAAACTAAGAAGGCATCTCCTTTCAAAGCAAGGAGAAATGGTGATAAACGATATTTCTTGACAGAGAAGGATGGTGAAATCGAAACTACTTTTTTGACAGAGAAGGATGGTGAAATCGAAACTTGACCCGGTGAATCTACCGGTAGATTTATCCCACAAAGGAAATATAGCAATAGGCAGCACGAAAAGATCCGGATAAACCCACTAGAAATCTCTGAGCAACTTGCCCAAGCATCCAAAACCAATAAAGCCATAAACGCATTTGTTCTAATGACTCTGGATTCGAATAATAACACAAATCGATACATTTTTGTTCCCTCATTTTCTTACTAATTTAACATGAAAAACCGTTGGCATAAACTCGAATCGATCTAACCGAGCACTGGCAGGACAGATTAAAGCTATTCCACAGAGAAGATGACAATGCCGTGGAATCATCAAATGTCCAAAGGCTAAATATAATTCCATTTCATCGTAAAACACCAAATCCAAAAGAACGTACAAAATTTTCATGGTCTTGTTGGGTTCTCATGTTTTGCTTATAGACTTCCTGAACACCTGACGTCCAAAGTTCACCCTTTAAAATCTTCACAAGTCAAAAGTTGCGTCTTTAAACTACTTCACAGTTATGAGAGCTTCAAGATTCTTCTGGACCACCCACCCTTGTGGATAAGGGACATCCAAGGCATCCAAGTGAAGATGCCAGTTCAGTATCCTCGAGCAAGCTGGTGGAACACCTTCCATGTCGCTTTCATCTGCCACCACCTGCTCTATAAATGTTGTCTCCTGCTTGGAAACACAACATGTCATGTTGTATAAGAAGATTATAAAGAGGTTTTGACTGAGAAAAATCCacagataaaaggaaaaaaactcaTACTTGGAAACCTTCCTTCACGGTGTCTAGCTGGCGAGTTGGATGTGAAAAGGGACGTCGCCATCTTTTGGGGTCCCAGAGTATAGTGCTGTTGAAAGCAAATCCAGACATATCAACATGGAACCTGCGTAGTCTTTTGCTCTTCTCATTAGTGTGCCATCCAATTACTTGACTTCCGTTGCATACTGGACCTTCAAGAATTGCCTTGTTCTTGCTTGGCGCTAGCATTGCGACAGGCCAAGTTCCAAATCGTCTACacagaacaaaaagaaatatataagtATGATAGATGAAAATGGGGGGAAACATACTTCAGAAGAAGTTTCACTTTGGAGTTTGGATATGAAGCCGTCAGCATTTACACTCAATTGAAAAAGGGAATGCTCAGATGACCAACAAGACCAGGTAGGCAGATAAGTTCAACAAAACCCTTTTCCACTAACAAGAAAGCACATGAAAGAGCAAGTAACAAAGCAGAGAAACGTAAGAATTGCAGTGTGCTACTGCAATTGAGTGTCAAACCATTGCACTAACAACACTAGAATCACTGAGACTGCACAATAAGATGAAGATGATAGAGGTCTGCTCAACTAACAACTCAAAACTGAAGCAACACTAGAATCACTGAGACTGCACAATGATGAAGACAATATAGTTCTGCACAACCAGCAACGATCTAATATCTCTATTCCCCACAAACCACTAGGTCGAATCTATGAAACATTACATCCACTACCACAAATCAAAAGCAAAGATCCACACTTTTTGCCTCACCTTATGTGTCTCAAGCTCTGAAACAGCTCAAGCGAGTAGATATTATCATCATCAGCAAAGTAAACAACACCATCGAGCTTATGCAACTCGATATGTTCCAACGCAGTGTTCCTCTGGTGAACACCTCTATCCTTAATACTCGTCGTGTTCCTCTTGCAAACCAAGTGCCTATACATCACCCCAGTCTTCCTCAGAATCTCCGAGGTCTCAAACGACGCCGCATTCCCCTCCACCACTATCCACAGCACAGGAGGCTCCACTAGCCTCAGCGTCTGAGCAACTCTGTTCAAGTAATACGCCTGCATCGCTCGGTTGTACGTTGGCGTCACCACGATTACAAGCTTCCTCGGCGCAAAATCCTCCTCCTTCTTATTCTTCGATTCCGCCGAGAAGCTTACTCCGTCCACGGCTACCTCTTCCCGTCGTTTCAACGATTCTTCGACGTTCGGCGGTTTGATCTCGAAATTGAACCGATCGGTGCCGTTCACGTCATCGATTTGACCGTACGGTGTCATACCTAATACGAATCCGATGAGGAAGAAAGCGAGGAATTGGTAAAACGGTCGTCGCCATGGACCTCTGCGGGAGGCTTTGGGATCAGAGGAGGAGCTGTGTTTGCCGCTGCTCTTCTGAGAGGGGGATGATGACGTGGAGGAGGGGGAGAACGGTGCGCCTCCGTTCTCGTAATGACGATCGTGGTACACCGGCGAGAGAGTTCGCCGGATTGAAGCCATCTCAGATTATGCTAAACATTGATAAGCAATTTCCAGAGATTCAGAGCACCGATTCGAAGGAACTGAAGCTCAGTCAAGGTCGTGGATTTTAACTCTTTAAGTCGCCGATTCCGATCCGTCGCCGCCGAGATCTAGAAGAGAGCTGGAGGGGAAGttgcggagagagagagagagagagagagagagagagagagagctactACGCTGGTTCGTGGGACACGTGGCCAAGTTGTCGATCGGAGAGGGACGAACACTCTGttaatcatttaattatttgttttattcttttgtcttctttcgTTT is from Brassica oleracea var. oleracea cultivar TO1000 unplaced genomic scaffold, BOL UnpScaffold01073, whole genome shotgun sequence and encodes:
- the LOC106320802 gene encoding uncharacterized protein LOC106320802, encoding MNPKDITAKRFYFDYILHYLSIRVPYKRKHMARRTSYLQHRIPVLKIREGPYTQLGYAQQRRSVKAHDILTESHTRHALQERTCDSREVVCKLCGNGVSYGSTTYYCRLCRSYFHKDCLTITSPKIHEHTLTYLQRKHSFGCDACGFVRPDEIDMFGCLQCDFFVHRSCIFLPRVIKLTRHSHYLSHVFHILDDEAKCGVCQGRFSSGYGGYACIDKTCDYVVHSTCATNINVWDGIDVEGEFKEVRCCGFFIRRDG
- the LOC106320803 gene encoding probable beta-1,4-xylosyltransferase IRX9H, translated to MASIRRTLSPVYHDRHYENGGAPFSPSSTSSSPSQKSSGKHSSSSDPKASRRGPWRRPFYQFLAFFLIGFVLGMTPYGQIDDVNGTDRFNFEIKPPNVEESLKRREEVAVDGVSFSAESKNKKEEDFAPRKLVIVVTPTYNRAMQAYYLNRVAQTLRLVEPPVLWIVVEGNAASFETSEILRKTGVMYRHLVCKRNTTSIKDRGVHQRNTALEHIELHKLDGVVYFADDDNIYSLELFQSLRHIRRFGTWPVAMLAPSKNKAILEGPVCNGSQVIGWHTNEKSKRLRRFHVDMSGFAFNSTILWDPKRWRRPFSHPTRQLDTVKEGFQETTFIEQVVADESDMEGVPPACSRILNWHLHLDALDVPYPQGWVVQKNLEALITVK